From Candidatus Palauibacter soopunensis, a single genomic window includes:
- a CDS encoding CopD family protein, translating to MWFLIGTLSRWALFAGLLVAVGAVAFKLVVLRRFPGFAPEEDEAGGVAPERLAARIGALAVLLAGAGALGRLAAEASIFRDPFEPLVAEVRLLVAGTSWGRAWLTQVAAVVLSGLAFALAATRGARAEFGWIAATACVALLAYTPALAGHAAGAEHFVTPAITADIFHMVAGGAWLGTLAVMAGVLYFGRRRGGSVSKRRVVDWISAFSPLALGSAAVIAVTGLFAAWLHLGAVSALWTEPYGRTLSLKLLVLLAIVGCGAYNWRRARGRVADAGDPPRLPPTVTVELSAAGLLLLVTAILTGTTPPAH from the coding sequence ATGTGGTTTCTGATCGGCACGCTCTCGCGTTGGGCGCTGTTCGCGGGCCTCCTCGTCGCGGTCGGAGCGGTGGCCTTCAAGCTGGTCGTCCTCCGGCGTTTCCCCGGGTTCGCGCCGGAGGAGGATGAAGCCGGCGGCGTGGCGCCCGAAAGGCTGGCCGCGCGGATCGGCGCCCTCGCGGTCCTGCTCGCCGGCGCGGGCGCCCTGGGTCGCCTCGCGGCGGAGGCGAGCATCTTTCGCGATCCGTTCGAACCCCTGGTGGCGGAGGTTCGGCTGCTCGTGGCCGGGACTTCCTGGGGTCGGGCGTGGCTCACACAGGTCGCCGCGGTCGTTCTCTCCGGGCTGGCTTTCGCGCTCGCCGCCACGCGGGGCGCGCGAGCGGAATTCGGCTGGATCGCGGCGACGGCGTGTGTGGCTCTTCTCGCGTACACGCCGGCGTTGGCCGGGCATGCAGCGGGTGCCGAACACTTCGTCACTCCCGCGATTACCGCCGACATCTTCCACATGGTGGCGGGAGGCGCGTGGCTGGGCACGTTGGCCGTGATGGCAGGAGTCCTTTATTTCGGCCGGCGCCGGGGGGGTTCGGTATCGAAGCGACGCGTCGTCGACTGGATCTCGGCCTTCTCGCCGCTCGCGCTGGGCTCGGCGGCGGTCATCGCGGTCACCGGACTCTTCGCGGCGTGGCTCCATCTCGGGGCGGTCTCGGCGCTCTGGACCGAACCCTACGGCCGGACGCTGAGTCTGAAGCTCCTCGTCCTCCTCGCGATCGTGGGTTGCGGCGCGTACAACTGGCGGCGCGCTCGCGGCCGAGTCGCGGACGCCGGGGATCCGCCCCGCCTCCCGCCGACCGTAACGGTCGAGTTGAGCGCGGCGGGCCTGCTTCTCCTCGTCACGGCCATCCTCACCGGTACGACACCCCCCGCCCATTGA